A window of the Gossypium hirsutum isolate 1008001.06 chromosome A03, Gossypium_hirsutum_v2.1, whole genome shotgun sequence genome harbors these coding sequences:
- the LOC107910344 gene encoding two-component response regulator ORR21, with product MATMHRVVQSSVSTSDATTTSYGGLTSCKAADIVISDQFPAGLRVLVVDDDITCLKILEQMLHRCRYHVTTCPQAKVALNLLRERKGCFDVILSDVYMPDMDGYKLLEHVGLEMDLPVIMMSADGSTRAVMKGIRHGACDYLIKPIREEELKNIWQHVVRKKWNENKELEHSGSLDDTDQHKRGHDDAEYGSSANDATDTSLKPLKKRSNSKEGDDGEIDNDDPSTSKKPRVVWSVELHQQFVSAVNQLGIDKAVPKRILELMNVPGLTRENVASHLQKFRLYLKRISGVAQQGGIANPLCGPVEANVKIGSLGSFNIQPLAASGQIPPQTLAALHAELLGRPAGNLVVAMDQSALLQATPHGPKCIQVDHGVAFIQHLVKSESSSSKHFSQSFAPVEDVASGFRSWPSNNIDTAGPSNSGGLSTQNGNMLIDLLQQQQQLQKPQQRSTVSELRRSINVQPSCHVVPSQSSASFQAGNSPVSVTQNGSYSRTAVIDYNFLSSQSNCPSLNIGQVSDVNLQTTGVLSGYIPPASVSPSVSSCSVYADNCASQQVQTSSITFKASRRLPGFVHSTSNIPDPYGSTKSGDLLNQEPFNNLGYINKGTCLPAKFAVDEFQSHLSSSSHGKVFSENIGTRVKQEPSMEFGDNAKVGIPMLQQFPPNDLMSVFTE from the exons ATGGCTACCATGCATAGAGTTGTACAGTCCAGTGTGAGTACGAGTGACGCTACCACCACCAGCTACGGCGGCTTGACGTCATGCAAAGCAGCGGATATTGTGATCTCTGATCAGTTCCCGGCTGGGTTGAGGGTTCTAGTTGTGGACGATGACATTACCTGCTTAAAAATCCTCGAGCAGATGCTTCACCGTTGCCGCTATCACG TTACTACTTGCCCCCAAGCCAAAGTTGCTCTGAACCTTTTACGGGAGAGAAAAGGGTGTTTTGATGTGATACTAAGTGATGTTTATATGCCAGATATGGATGGTTATAAACTCCTCGAACATGTTGGGCTTGAAATGGATCTTCCAGTAATTA TGATGTCGGCTGATGGGAGCACACGTGCTGTTATGAAGGGAATTAGACATGGGGCTTGTGATTATTTGATTAAGCCCATACGTGAGGAAGAATTAAAGAATATATGGCAGCATGTTGTGAGGAAGAAATGGAATGAGAATAAGGAGCTAGAACATTCAGGAAGCTTAGATGATACTGATCAGCATAAACGAGGGCATGATGATGCTGAATATGGTTCTTCCGCCAATGATGCAACAGACACATCATTGAAACCTCTGAAAAAGAGGAGCAATTCAAAAGAAGGGGATGATGGTGAAATTGACAATGATGATCCATCCACATCAAAGAAACCACGTGTTGTTTGGTCAGTGGAACTGCACCAACAATTTGTCAGTGCTGTAAACCAGCTAGGGATTGATA AGGCTGTTCCCAAGAGAATTCTTGAACTGATGAATGTACCTGGTTTAACTAGAGAAAATGTTGCCAGCCATTTGCAG AAATTCAGACTATACTTGAAACGAATAAGTGGAGTGGCTCAACAAGGTGGTATTGCTAATCCACTTTGTGGGCCAGTAGAAGCAAATGTTAAAATTGGTTCACTCGGAAGTTTTAACATCCAACCATTGGCTGCATCTGGACAAATTCCTCCACAAACCTTAGCAGCTCTCCATGCTGAACTCTTAGGTCGACCTGCTGGCAATTTAGTTGTGGCTATGGACCAGTCAGCACTTCTTCAAGCAACCCCTCATGGGCCCAAGTGTATTCAAGTTGATCATGGAGTTGCATTTATTCAACATTTAGTAAAAAGTGAATCCAGTAGCTCCAAACACTTCTCACAATCCTTTGCACCTGTTGAAGATGTTGCTTCAGGGTTCAGATCATGGCCCTCTAATAACATTGATACGGCAGGACCCAGTAATAGTGGAGGGTTAAGTACTCAGAATGGTAATATGCTTATTGATTTGTTGCAACAACAGCAACAACTCCAGAAACCACAGCAGCGATCTACTGTTTCTGAGCTGCGCCGCTCAATCAATGTGCAGCCTTCTTGCCATGTTGTACCCTCTCAGTCATCTGCTAGTTTTCAGGCAGGAAATAGTCCCGTTTCTGTGACCCAAAATGGCAGCTATAGCAGGACTGCTGTTATTGATTACAATTTTCTTTCATCTCAATCAAATTGTCCTTCATTGAATATTGGGCAAGTATCAGATGTGAATCTCCAAACTACAGGCGTTCTTAGTGGTTACATACCCCCTGCTTCTGTTTCTCCATCTGTTTCATCTTGCTCGGTATATGCTGACAATTGTGCCAGTCAGCAAGTTCAAACCTCAAGcataacatttaaagcatccaggCGTTTGCCAGGATTTGTCCATAGCACGAGTAATATCCCGGATCCTTATGGTTCTACTAAGTCTGGGGATTTGCTCAATCAAGAACCTTTTAATAATCTTGGATATATTAATAAAGGAACTTGCCTTCCAGCCAAGTTTGCTGTTGATGAATTTCAATCACATTTGAGCAGCTCTAGCCATGGAAAGGTTTTTAGTGAGAACATTGGTACCAGAGTGAAGCAGGAGCCTAGTATGGAGTTTGGGGATAATGCAAAAGTGGGAATCCCAATGCTACAACAATTTCCTCCAAATGATCTCATGAGTGTTTTCACTGAATAG